A part of Aquaspirillum sp. LM1 genomic DNA contains:
- the nrdD gene encoding anaerobic ribonucleoside-triphosphate reductase gives MLFTASPTAHPLPLAADDPRRTRCEIWTRVMGYHRPVSSFNTGKQGEFHQRQFFREPAAR, from the coding sequence ATGTTGTTTACTGCTTCCCCTACTGCTCACCCGTTGCCGCTGGCCGCAGATGACCCCCGGCGCACCCGCTGCGAAATCTGGACACGGGTGATGGGCTATCACCGCCCGGTCAGCTCGTTCAACACCGGCAAACAGGGTGAATTCCATCAGCGGCAGTTTTTCCGTGAACCTGCTGCCCGCTGA
- a CDS encoding anaerobic ribonucleoside-triphosphate reductase activating protein — MNLLPADPLPWPPAPMAQAHAAIGGVTPFSSVDWPGQLAAVVFIAGCPWRCHYCHNPHLQQRQASLSWASVHDWLPSRRGLLDGVVFSGGEPLSEPALASMLADVRALGFGTALHTAGIYPQRLASVLDTLDWVGLDIKTDAAGHDALTGKPRSHWPVGVSLAMLLESGCAFECRTTWSPRWLPESRLLTLARQLADRGVRHYAVQDYRSAPGQPAEGALSLVAQQQLAQWFERFVYRQ; from the coding sequence GTGAACCTGCTGCCCGCTGACCCGCTGCCGTGGCCGCCTGCGCCCATGGCACAGGCCCACGCGGCAATTGGCGGCGTCACGCCATTCTCCAGCGTGGACTGGCCAGGGCAACTGGCGGCGGTGGTGTTTATTGCCGGTTGCCCGTGGCGCTGCCACTACTGCCATAACCCGCATTTGCAACAGCGTCAGGCCAGCCTGAGCTGGGCAAGTGTGCACGACTGGCTGCCCAGCCGGCGCGGCCTGCTGGATGGTGTGGTGTTTTCTGGTGGCGAACCGCTGAGCGAGCCGGCACTGGCCAGCATGCTGGCCGACGTCAGGGCGCTGGGGTTTGGCACGGCCTTGCACACTGCCGGCATTTACCCGCAGCGGCTGGCGAGCGTGCTGGATACGCTGGACTGGGTGGGGCTGGATATCAAGACCGACGCCGCCGGCCACGACGCGCTAACCGGCAAGCCGCGCAGCCACTGGCCGGTGGGCGTTAGCCTGGCCATGCTGCTGGAATCCGGCTGCGCGTTTGAATGCCGCACCACCTGGAGCCCACGCTGGCTGCCGGAATCCCGGCTGCTGACGCTGGCCCGGCAACTGGCCGACCGGGGCGTGCGCCATTATGCGGTGCAGGACTACCGGTCGGCACCAGGCCAGCCCGCCGAGGGTGCGCTGAGCCTAGTGGCCCAGCAGCAACTGGCGCAGTGGTTTGAGCGGTTTGTCTATCGGCAGTGA
- a CDS encoding FAD-binding oxidoreductase: protein MGLLDFAHHEHIDSWYHHTASGPTFAPLHDALDADVCVVGGGYTGLSAALELAERGLNVVLLEGARLGWAASGRNGGQVLTDIACGMDSVRAQLGADAARAIWDMSVEAVHLVGERCARYQIDADLRWGYFHAALKPRQMHELARWQASAAQDYGYSAYRLIEQDEVASLVASPRYIGGLYDPGCGQLHPLKYALGLAAAAVNAGVRVYEHSPALRIHPGTPSVVHSEHGQVRARHVVLACNSHIGQLAPSLAAKIMPVGTYMIATAPLGQARAQALIPGQVAVCDSNFVLDYFRLSADHRLLFGGKVSYSGLPPTNLQAAMRHDMLKVFPQLADVAIDSGWGGFVDITQSRAPHFGQLPGNLWFAQGFSGHGVALTGLAGKLMAEAICGTPQRFALFSRFRHASFPGGRWLRTPALVLAMLYYRMRDRL, encoded by the coding sequence ATGGGATTACTCGACTTTGCCCACCACGAGCATATCGACTCCTGGTATCACCACACCGCCAGCGGCCCCACCTTTGCCCCGCTGCACGACGCCCTCGACGCCGATGTGTGCGTGGTGGGCGGCGGCTACACCGGGCTGTCTGCCGCGCTGGAGCTGGCCGAACGCGGGCTGAACGTGGTGCTGCTGGAAGGCGCGCGACTGGGCTGGGCGGCGTCCGGGCGCAACGGCGGCCAGGTGCTCACCGACATCGCCTGTGGCATGGACAGTGTACGCGCCCAGCTGGGTGCCGACGCCGCCCGCGCCATCTGGGACATGAGCGTGGAAGCCGTACACCTGGTAGGCGAGCGCTGCGCCCGCTACCAGATCGACGCCGACCTGCGCTGGGGCTATTTTCACGCCGCGCTGAAACCCCGGCAGATGCACGAGCTGGCCCGCTGGCAGGCCAGCGCCGCCCAGGACTACGGCTACAGCGCCTACCGGCTGATTGAGCAGGACGAAGTGGCCAGCCTGGTGGCGTCGCCGCGCTATATTGGCGGACTGTACGACCCCGGCTGCGGCCAACTGCACCCGCTGAAATACGCGCTTGGCCTGGCCGCTGCGGCGGTGAACGCCGGCGTGCGCGTGTACGAACACAGCCCGGCGCTGCGCATCCACCCCGGCACACCCAGCGTGGTGCACAGCGAACACGGCCAGGTGCGCGCCCGCCATGTGGTGCTGGCGTGCAACAGCCATATCGGCCAATTGGCCCCCAGCCTGGCGGCGAAAATCATGCCGGTGGGCACTTATATGATTGCCACCGCGCCCTTGGGCCAGGCCAGGGCGCAAGCGCTGATTCCCGGCCAGGTGGCGGTGTGCGACAGCAATTTTGTGCTGGATTATTTCCGCCTGTCTGCCGACCATCGCCTGCTGTTTGGCGGCAAGGTCAGCTATTCCGGCCTGCCGCCGACCAATCTGCAGGCCGCCATGCGCCACGACATGCTCAAGGTGTTTCCGCAACTGGCCGACGTGGCCATCGACAGCGGCTGGGGTGGCTTTGTCGATATCACCCAAAGCCGCGCGCCACACTTTGGCCAGTTGCCAGGCAATCTGTGGTTTGCCCAGGGCTTCTCCGGCCACGGCGTGGCGCTGACCGGCCTAGCCGGCAAGCTGATGGCCGAAGCCATCTGCGGCACACCACAACGCTTTGCCCTGTTCAGCCGCTTCCGCCACGCCAGCTTTCCTGGCGGACGCTGGCTGCGCACCCCGGCGCTGGTGCTGGCCATGCTGTATTACCGGATGCGGGACAGGCTGTAG
- a CDS encoding ABC transporter permease subunit: MQNTSSMSWFGRLSLGSGLAFLYLPIVVLVVYSFNASKLVSVWSGFSLGWYVTLFEDEAVMAAFGLSLKVALLASAMSVVLGTMAGLVLARFGPFRGKSLFAGMLTAPMVMPEVITGLSMLLLFVSMQQWFGFPEERGVLTIWIGHVTLCMAYVTVVIRSRLVEMDRSLEEAAMDLGARPLKIFFVITLPLILPAIASGFLLAFTLSLDDLVMTAFLSGPGSTTLPQLIFSRVRLGLNPEINALGTLTVLVVAVLVIAANRIMLHQEKRRAALAAAA, translated from the coding sequence ATGCAGAACACATCTTCCATGTCCTGGTTTGGCCGGCTGTCGCTGGGCAGCGGGCTGGCATTTCTCTACCTGCCCATTGTGGTGCTGGTGGTGTACTCGTTCAATGCCTCCAAGCTGGTCAGCGTCTGGTCGGGGTTTTCCCTGGGCTGGTACGTCACCCTGTTTGAAGATGAAGCGGTGATGGCCGCATTTGGCCTGAGCCTGAAAGTGGCGCTGCTGGCCAGCGCCATGAGCGTGGTGCTGGGCACCATGGCCGGGCTGGTGCTGGCACGCTTTGGCCCGTTTCGCGGCAAAAGCCTGTTTGCCGGCATGCTGACTGCGCCGATGGTGATGCCGGAAGTGATTACCGGCCTGTCCATGCTGCTGCTGTTTGTCAGCATGCAGCAGTGGTTTGGCTTTCCGGAAGAGCGCGGCGTGCTGACCATCTGGATTGGCCATGTCACCCTGTGCATGGCCTACGTCACCGTGGTGATCCGCTCGCGGCTGGTAGAAATGGACCGCTCGCTGGAAGAAGCCGCCATGGACCTGGGCGCACGGCCCCTGAAAATCTTTTTCGTGATTACCCTGCCGCTGATCCTGCCGGCTATTGCCTCCGGCTTTCTGCTGGCGTTCACCCTGTCGCTGGACGACCTGGTGATGACCGCCTTCCTGTCCGGCCCCGGCTCGACCACGCTGCCACAGCTGATTTTTTCCCGCGTGCGGCTGGGGCTGAACCCGGAAATCAACGCGCTGGGCACGCTCACCGTGCTGGTGGTAGCCGTGCTGGTGATTGCTGCCAACCGCATCATGCTGCACCAGGAAAAACGCCGCGCCGCGCTGGCCGCAGCCGCCTGA
- a CDS encoding ABC transporter permease subunit — MNTPLLHAWAARWQALRHRLPAGRTLVIGLPYGWLWLFFLLPFLFVLQISFSEVEIASPPYRALLSQSEDVLNIALNLGNYRFIFDDPLYLDAYLGSVKVALVTTLFCLLLGYPMAYAIARAAPTQRNTLLMLVMLPFWTSFLVRVYAWMGLLDNEGLINTLLLALGVIDQPLHLLHTAFSVQLVMVYTYLPFMILPLYSNLVKLDGRLLEAAADLGCRPWRAFVTVTLPLSKNGIVAGAMLVFIPAVGEFVIPELVGTPESLMIGKVLWMEFFDNNNWPMAAAVTCVMLALLIVPIIYLHRREEKALARAARH, encoded by the coding sequence ATGAACACACCTCTCCTGCACGCCTGGGCCGCCCGCTGGCAGGCCCTGCGCCACCGGCTGCCCGCCGGGCGCACCCTGGTGATTGGCCTGCCGTATGGCTGGCTGTGGCTGTTTTTTCTGTTGCCTTTCCTGTTTGTGCTGCAAATCAGCTTTTCCGAAGTGGAAATTGCCAGCCCACCTTACCGGGCGCTGCTCAGCCAGAGCGAAGACGTACTGAATATTGCGCTGAACCTGGGCAATTACCGGTTTATCTTCGACGACCCACTGTACCTGGATGCCTACCTGGGCTCGGTGAAAGTGGCGCTGGTCACCACGCTGTTCTGCCTGCTGCTGGGCTACCCGATGGCCTACGCCATTGCCCGCGCCGCCCCCACCCAGCGCAACACCCTGCTGATGCTGGTGATGCTGCCGTTCTGGACCTCGTTTCTGGTGCGGGTGTACGCCTGGATGGGCCTGCTCGACAACGAAGGGCTGATCAACACCCTGCTGCTGGCGCTGGGGGTGATCGACCAGCCGCTGCATCTGCTGCACACCGCGTTTTCGGTGCAGCTGGTGATGGTGTACACCTACCTGCCGTTCATGATCCTGCCGCTGTACTCCAACCTGGTGAAGCTGGATGGCCGCCTGCTGGAAGCCGCCGCCGACCTGGGCTGCCGCCCCTGGCGCGCGTTTGTCACCGTGACGCTGCCCTTGTCAAAAAACGGCATTGTCGCCGGGGCCATGCTGGTGTTCATCCCGGCAGTGGGCGAGTTTGTCATCCCCGAGCTGGTGGGTACGCCGGAATCGCTGATGATCGGCAAGGTGTTGTGGATGGAGTTTTTTGACAACAACAACTGGCCGATGGCCGCAGCGGTGACTTGCGTGATGCTGGCGCTGCTGATTGTCCCGATCATCTACCTGCACCGCCGCGAAGAAAAAGCCCTGGCGCGGGCCGCCCGTCATTAA
- a CDS encoding ABC transporter ATP-binding protein, producing the protein MAPPLADSAKPYLQIVDVVKQFGEHTAVNGVNLSIAKNEIFALLGSSGCGKSTLLRMLAGMETPTSGRIILDGQDVTRLPPYERPINMMFQSYALFPHMTVEQNIAFGLQQDHLVKSEVQERVARMLELVQMSKYARRKPFQLSGGQQQRVALARSLAKRPKLLLLDEPLGALDKKLRQQTQLELVNMIEQVGVTCIMVTHDQEEAMTMASRVGIMSEGQLLQVASPNDIYERPNCRFTAEFIGETNLFSGQVIVDEADHVEVGASELRLPVYVGHGITGTLGMPVWVSIRPERVGLSRSEPAGSCNHDHGTVQDIAYLGGFSIYHIQLASGKVIKASVPATRWREETAPTWGEAVYVSWADNDAVVLTL; encoded by the coding sequence ATGGCTCCCCCGCTGGCGGATAGCGCCAAACCGTATTTGCAGATTGTCGATGTGGTCAAACAGTTTGGCGAGCACACTGCCGTCAACGGCGTCAATCTGAGCATTGCCAAAAACGAAATCTTCGCCCTGCTGGGCAGCTCCGGCTGCGGTAAATCCACCCTGCTGCGCATGCTGGCCGGCATGGAAACCCCCACCTCCGGACGCATCATTCTCGACGGCCAGGATGTCACCCGGCTGCCGCCCTACGAGCGGCCAATCAATATGATGTTCCAGAGCTATGCGCTGTTTCCGCACATGACGGTGGAACAGAACATCGCCTTTGGCCTGCAGCAAGACCATCTGGTAAAAAGCGAGGTGCAGGAACGCGTGGCGCGCATGCTCGAGCTGGTGCAAATGAGCAAGTACGCCCGGCGCAAGCCGTTTCAGCTCTCCGGCGGCCAGCAGCAACGCGTGGCACTGGCGCGCAGCCTGGCCAAGCGGCCCAAGCTCCTGCTGCTGGACGAGCCGCTGGGCGCACTGGACAAGAAACTGCGCCAGCAAACCCAGCTGGAGCTGGTGAACATGATCGAGCAAGTGGGCGTGACCTGCATCATGGTCACCCACGACCAGGAAGAAGCTATGACCATGGCCAGCCGGGTGGGCATCATGTCGGAAGGCCAGCTGCTACAAGTGGCCAGCCCCAACGACATTTACGAACGGCCCAACTGTCGCTTCACCGCTGAATTCATCGGCGAAACCAATCTGTTCAGTGGCCAGGTGATTGTCGATGAAGCCGACCATGTAGAAGTGGGGGCCAGCGAACTGCGCCTGCCGGTTTACGTGGGCCATGGCATCACCGGCACGCTGGGCATGCCGGTATGGGTGTCAATCCGCCCCGAGCGGGTGGGCCTGTCGCGCAGCGAACCTGCCGGCAGCTGCAACCACGACCACGGCACAGTGCAAGACATTGCCTACCTGGGTGGCTTCTCGATTTATCACATCCAGCTGGCCAGCGGCAAAGTGATCAAGGCCAGCGTGCCGGCCACCCGCTGGCGCGAAGAAACCGCCCCCACCTGGGGAGAAGCGGTGTACGTAAGCTGGGCCGATAACGACGCGGTGGTGCTGACACTATGA
- a CDS encoding polyamine ABC transporter substrate-binding protein, with protein sequence MRKLLLTALSVGLLGLSTSPAMAAGKVLNIYNWSDYIAPDTVKNFEKETGIQVRYDVYDSNEVLQAKILTGRSGYDIVVPTNAFLAKQLQAKVYQPIDKTKLPNYKNLDAAVLTQANKFDPGNQYAVPYFYGINTLAINVKKVKAALGSEPMPANDWDLLFDSKYSTKLKNCGISVLDSPSEVLPMALHYLGRDPNSHTDADWQAAGELMKKARPSITRFSSSGYINELANGSICVALGYGGDLNIAKRRAEEAKGGQEIKVLAPKDGVMMWMDSMVIPKDAQNVDNAHAFINYILRPEVAAANAKAVTFGSPNAAARALIDSKILKDPSIYPTPAIQAVSFLQLPVEAKTQRLQTRLWTEIKTRK encoded by the coding sequence ATGCGCAAACTGCTGTTGACCGCCCTGTCTGTCGGGCTGCTGGGCCTGTCCACCTCACCGGCCATGGCCGCCGGCAAGGTGTTGAATATTTATAACTGGTCGGACTATATCGCCCCGGATACGGTGAAGAACTTTGAAAAGGAAACCGGCATTCAGGTGCGTTACGACGTGTACGACTCGAATGAAGTGCTCCAGGCCAAAATCCTCACCGGGCGTTCCGGCTACGATATCGTGGTGCCGACCAACGCCTTTCTGGCCAAGCAGCTGCAAGCCAAGGTCTATCAGCCAATCGACAAGACCAAACTGCCCAACTACAAAAACCTGGACGCCGCCGTGCTGACCCAGGCCAATAAATTCGACCCGGGCAATCAATACGCCGTGCCGTATTTTTATGGCATCAACACCCTGGCCATCAATGTAAAAAAGGTGAAGGCGGCGCTGGGCAGCGAGCCGATGCCGGCCAATGACTGGGATTTGCTGTTTGACTCGAAATACTCGACCAAGCTGAAAAACTGCGGGATTTCCGTGCTGGACAGCCCGTCGGAAGTGCTGCCGATGGCGCTGCACTACCTGGGCCGCGACCCGAACAGCCACACCGACGCCGACTGGCAGGCCGCTGGCGAGCTGATGAAAAAAGCCCGGCCCTCCATCACCCGCTTCAGTTCGTCCGGCTACATCAATGAGCTGGCCAATGGCTCGATCTGTGTGGCGCTGGGCTACGGTGGCGACCTGAACATTGCCAAGCGCCGTGCCGAAGAAGCCAAGGGCGGCCAGGAAATCAAGGTGCTGGCCCCCAAGGATGGCGTGATGATGTGGATGGACAGCATGGTTATCCCGAAAGACGCGCAAAACGTCGATAACGCCCACGCCTTCATCAATTACATCCTGCGCCCCGAAGTGGCCGCCGCCAATGCCAAGGCCGTGACCTTTGGCTCGCCCAACGCCGCTGCCCGTGCGCTGATTGACAGCAAAATCCTGAAAGACCCGTCGATCTACCCCACCCCGGCCATCCAGGCGGTGAGCTTCCTGCAACTGCCCGTAGAAGCCAAGACCCAACGCCTGCAAACCCGGCTGTGGACTGAAATCAAAACCCGGAAATAA
- a CDS encoding aspartate aminotransferase family protein → MSLAPMVIEARQPVQRSASQRSTQQWQALDAAHHLHPFSDAAALNAQGARVISHADGVYVWDSEGNKIFDAMSGLWCVNIGYGRRELAEVAARQMNELAFYNTFFKTTHPQVAELSALLAEVAPEGFNHVFYTNSGSEGNDTVIRMVRHYWASLGQPQRKTIIARENGYHGSTIGGASLGGMTYMHEQGDLPIPGIVHIEQPYWFANGGDLSPEAYGLKAARALEAKILELGAENVAAFIGEPVQGAGGIIIPPSTYWPEIQRICDQYGILLVADEVICGFGRTGEWFGSQYFGIRPHLMTIAKGLSSGYLPIGGVLVHDQVAKVLIEAGDFNHGFTYSGHPVAAAVAAENLRILKNERIIERMRDEMAPYVHQLWHAAFDDHPLVGDVRCLGYFFALTLVEDKASRKRFANGDALALRGRDICFANNLIMRAVHDSLIAAPPLVMSRAEAELFVSRARQCIDQLARELGYLA, encoded by the coding sequence ATGTCTTTAGCCCCAATGGTGATTGAAGCCCGCCAGCCGGTTCAACGCAGCGCCAGCCAGCGCAGCACCCAGCAATGGCAGGCGCTGGACGCCGCCCACCATCTGCACCCGTTTTCGGACGCCGCCGCGCTGAATGCGCAAGGCGCACGGGTGATCAGCCACGCCGATGGCGTGTATGTGTGGGACAGCGAAGGCAACAAGATTTTTGACGCCATGTCCGGGCTGTGGTGCGTGAACATTGGCTATGGCCGGCGCGAACTGGCCGAGGTGGCCGCGCGGCAGATGAACGAGCTGGCGTTTTATAACACCTTCTTCAAAACCACCCACCCGCAAGTGGCCGAGCTGTCGGCGCTGCTGGCCGAGGTGGCCCCGGAAGGCTTTAACCATGTGTTCTACACCAACTCCGGTTCGGAGGGGAACGACACGGTGATCCGCATGGTGCGCCACTACTGGGCCAGCCTGGGCCAGCCGCAGCGCAAAACCATCATTGCCCGCGAAAACGGCTACCACGGCTCGACTATCGGTGGCGCGTCGCTGGGCGGCATGACTTATATGCATGAGCAGGGCGATCTGCCGATTCCCGGCATTGTCCATATCGAACAGCCGTACTGGTTTGCCAATGGCGGTGACTTGAGTCCGGAAGCGTACGGTCTGAAAGCCGCGCGCGCGCTGGAAGCCAAAATTCTTGAGCTGGGCGCGGAAAACGTGGCTGCCTTTATTGGCGAGCCGGTGCAGGGTGCCGGCGGCATCATCATCCCGCCGTCCACCTACTGGCCGGAAATCCAGCGCATTTGCGACCAGTACGGCATCTTGCTGGTGGCGGACGAAGTGATCTGTGGCTTTGGCCGCACTGGCGAGTGGTTTGGCAGCCAGTATTTTGGTATCCGCCCGCACTTGATGACCATCGCCAAGGGCCTGTCGTCGGGCTATCTGCCGATTGGCGGCGTGCTGGTGCACGACCAGGTGGCCAAGGTGCTGATTGAAGCCGGTGACTTCAACCACGGCTTTACCTATTCCGGCCACCCGGTGGCCGCTGCCGTGGCGGCAGAGAACCTGCGCATCCTGAAAAACGAACGCATCATCGAGCGCATGCGCGACGAGATGGCACCGTATGTCCACCAGCTGTGGCATGCCGCCTTTGACGACCACCCGCTGGTGGGCGACGTGCGTTGCCTGGGTTATTTCTTTGCCCTCACCCTGGTGGAAGACAAGGCCAGCCGCAAGCGCTTTGCCAATGGCGACGCACTGGCGCTGCGTGGCCGCGACATCTGCTTTGCCAATAATCTGATTATGCGCGCCGTGCATGACAGCCTGATTGCTGCGCCGCCGCTGGTGATGAGCCGCGCCGAAGCCGAGCTGTTTGTCTCCCGCGCCCGCCAATGCATCGACCAGCTGGCTCGCGAACTGGGCTATCTGGCCTGA
- a CDS encoding glutamine synthetase family protein, whose protein sequence is MAQLSEWLKQHQITEVECVTPDFTGIARGKIVPREKFSEEEGMRLPEAVLVQTVTGEFAENVTPATDPDMILVPDPNSIRLVPWAKDPVAQVIHDCFNSDGTPVELSPRYVLRRVLKLYEDMGWEPVVAPEMEFYIVDVNRDPDLPLQPPLGRTGRPETGRKAYSIDAVNEYDDMFEDIYDYCDAQNLAIDTLIHEVGACQMEINFLHGDALDLADQVFLFKRTVREAAIRHNMYATFMAKPMENEPGSAMHIHMSLKDKLSGKNVFSNPDGSPSEAFLHAIGGMQKYLPQVIALFAPFVNSYRRLVRFNAAPINVQWGYDNRTCGIRVPYSKPEARRIENRLPGVDCNPYIALAATLACAYLGLTEKCQPSEPQTGDAYGLPFAFARGLDEAINQLQACTPVAKVLGERFVNAYCAVKEAEYVEYARVISPWERKYLLLHV, encoded by the coding sequence ATGGCCCAATTGAGCGAATGGCTGAAGCAACACCAGATTACCGAAGTGGAATGCGTGACCCCGGACTTTACCGGGATTGCCCGTGGCAAGATCGTGCCGCGTGAGAAGTTCAGCGAAGAAGAAGGCATGCGCCTGCCAGAAGCCGTGCTGGTGCAAACCGTCACCGGCGAGTTTGCCGAGAATGTCACCCCGGCCACCGACCCGGACATGATTCTGGTGCCCGATCCCAACAGCATCCGCCTGGTGCCGTGGGCAAAAGACCCGGTGGCACAGGTGATTCACGACTGCTTTAACAGCGACGGCACACCGGTGGAACTGTCGCCGCGCTATGTGCTGCGCCGCGTGCTCAAGCTGTACGAGGACATGGGCTGGGAGCCGGTGGTGGCACCGGAAATGGAATTTTATATCGTGGATGTCAACCGCGACCCCGACCTGCCGCTGCAACCGCCGCTGGGCCGCACTGGCCGGCCAGAAACCGGGCGCAAGGCGTACTCGATTGATGCGGTGAACGAGTACGACGATATGTTCGAGGACATTTACGACTACTGCGACGCGCAAAACCTGGCCATCGACACGCTGATTCACGAAGTGGGTGCCTGCCAGATGGAAATCAACTTCCTGCATGGCGACGCGCTGGACCTGGCCGACCAGGTGTTCCTGTTCAAGCGCACCGTGCGCGAGGCGGCCATCCGCCACAATATGTACGCCACCTTCATGGCCAAGCCGATGGAAAACGAGCCGGGTTCGGCCATGCATATCCATATGAGCCTGAAAGACAAGCTCTCGGGCAAGAATGTGTTTTCCAACCCGGACGGCAGCCCGAGTGAGGCATTTCTGCATGCGATTGGCGGCATGCAGAAATACCTGCCTCAGGTGATTGCCCTGTTTGCCCCGTTTGTGAACAGCTACCGTCGTCTGGTGCGCTTCAACGCCGCGCCGATCAATGTGCAGTGGGGTTACGACAACCGCACCTGCGGCATTCGCGTGCCGTACTCCAAACCGGAAGCCCGCCGTATTGAAAACCGCCTGCCCGGTGTGGATTGCAACCCCTACATCGCCCTGGCCGCCACCCTGGCCTGCGCCTACCTAGGCCTGACCGAAAAATGCCAGCCCAGCGAGCCGCAAACCGGCGACGCCTACGGCCTGCCGTTTGCCTTTGCCCGTGGCCTGGATGAAGCCATCAACCAGCTGCAAGCCTGCACCCCGGTGGCCAAGGTGCTGGGTGAGCGCTTTGTCAACGCCTACTGCGCGGTCAAAGAAGCCGAATACGTGGAATACGCCAGGGTGATCAGCCCGTGGGAACGTAAATACCTGTTGCTGCATGTGTAA
- a CDS encoding gamma-glutamyl-gamma-aminobutyrate hydrolase family protein yields MTPPVIGLPCCRWWLKDSQFFHLVGEKYLRAATWCGATPILLPALGDDAPLAHWLEMVDGLLFTGSPSNIEPHHYGEAPRDGDFNDPQRDATTLPLIRAALDAGVPVLGICRGLQEMNVALGGSLHPAVHTLPNMLNHREQGDTLEAQYGLAHALTLAEDGVLHRALGSTQAEVNSLHGQGIRQLGAGLVAEAWAPDGLIEAFRVADAATFAVAVQWHPEWQIDAHPLSRALFQAFGEACRQRRHARG; encoded by the coding sequence ATGACACCTCCCGTAATAGGTTTGCCCTGCTGCCGCTGGTGGCTGAAAGACAGCCAGTTTTTCCATCTGGTGGGCGAGAAATACCTGCGTGCCGCCACTTGGTGCGGTGCCACCCCCATCCTGCTGCCGGCGCTGGGCGACGATGCCCCGCTGGCGCACTGGCTGGAGATGGTGGACGGCCTGCTGTTTACCGGCAGCCCCTCCAATATCGAACCGCACCACTACGGCGAAGCGCCACGCGATGGCGATTTCAACGACCCGCAGCGCGACGCCACCACCCTGCCGCTGATCCGCGCCGCGCTGGATGCAGGTGTGCCGGTGCTGGGGATTTGCCGGGGATTGCAGGAAATGAACGTCGCCCTGGGCGGCAGCCTGCATCCGGCGGTACACACGCTGCCCAACATGCTCAACCACCGCGAACAGGGCGACACCCTGGAAGCCCAGTACGGTCTGGCGCATGCGCTGACCCTGGCCGAGGACGGCGTGCTGCATCGGGCGCTGGGCAGCACCCAGGCCGAGGTCAATTCGCTGCATGGCCAGGGCATTCGCCAGCTGGGCGCAGGCCTGGTGGCCGAGGCCTGGGCACCGGATGGCCTGATTGAAGCATTCCGCGTGGCCGATGCCGCAACGTTTGCCGTGGCGGTGCAATGGCACCCCGAATGGCAGATCGACGCACATCCGCTGTCACGCGCGCTGTTCCAGGCGTTTGGCGAAGCCTGTCGCCAGCGCCGACATGCACGCGGCTGA
- a CDS encoding cupin domain-containing protein gives MDIGARLKLVRERFSLSQRELAKRAGVTNASISLIEQNRVSPSVSSLTKLLESIPITLSEFFAFEAPPAQHPYIFKPDAQPAFRGVDGLRFLVIGASVPNRQMRMLRELYAPGAHTGDEPIVHQQGEECGFVVRGTIELTIDGQVNILTAGDGYYFPSTLPHRFRNMGQEEAEIISANTPASF, from the coding sequence ATGGACATAGGCGCACGTCTCAAATTGGTGCGTGAGCGCTTTAGCCTGTCGCAGCGCGAGCTGGCCAAACGCGCCGGGGTTACCAATGCCTCGATCTCGCTGATCGAGCAAAACCGGGTCAGTCCCTCGGTCAGTTCGCTGACCAAGCTGCTGGAAAGCATTCCCATCACCCTGTCAGAATTTTTTGCGTTTGAGGCCCCGCCGGCCCAGCATCCGTACATCTTCAAACCGGATGCCCAGCCGGCCTTTCGCGGCGTGGATGGCTTGCGTTTTCTGGTGATTGGCGCTTCGGTGCCCAACCGGCAAATGCGCATGCTGCGCGAGCTGTACGCCCCTGGCGCGCACACCGGCGATGAGCCGATCGTGCATCAGCAGGGGGAAGAATGTGGGTTCGTGGTGCGGGGCACCATCGAACTCACCATTGATGGACAAGTCAACATCCTGACCGCCGGTGACGGGTATTATTTTCCCAGCACCTTGCCGCACCGTTTTCGCAATATGGGTCAGGAAGAAGCCGAAATTATCAGCGCCAATACCCCGGCCAGCTTTTGA